Within Winogradskyella helgolandensis, the genomic segment ACCAATTTCGTTCCACACCCTCCTTATGAGACGAGGATGTTTTTAACTGTAAAGGCCAATATGGCCAAGGTGTTGCAGGCGAACGATGTCCTGGTGGCTTTGGCATAATTTCAAAATTAACTACCGATTTTGCACCTTGACGATTAGATGTTCCAACACAATCTGAACCTGTATCTCCACCTCCAATGACGATGACATTTTTCTTAGTTGCTAAAACCTGATCTTTTATTTTCTGTCCAAAAACAACTTTAGTTTGTTGCGTTAAAAAATCCATAGCCTGCACTACTCCGTCTGCTTCAATTCCGGGTGTTGGTAAACTTCTTCTTTCAGTTGCTCCTCCACATAGCACGACCGCATCAAAAGCTCTTAAGTCTTCAATCTTATAATTAACACCTACATTAACGTTGGTTTTAAAAATAATACCTTCCGCTTCTAAAATAGCTAAACGACGATCAATTATACCTTTTTCCATTTTAAAATTAGGAATTCCATAACGCAGTAAACCTCCAATAGCATCATCTCTTTCAAAAACGGTAACGGTATGACCTGCTCGATTTAATTGTTGTGCTGCAGCCAAACCTGCTGGGCCAGAACCTACAACAGCAATTGTTTTCCCTGTTCTCGTTTTTGGTGGTTGAGGCTTAATCCAACCCTCTTTAAAAGCACGTTCAACGATACTTTTTTCAATATTCTCTATAGATACCGGATCTTCAATAATACCTAAAACACAAGCCTGTTCACAAGGTGCAGGACACAAACGACCTGTAAACTCCGGAAAGTTATTTGTAGAATGCAGAATCCATGAAGCCTTTTGCCATTCGCCTTGATGTACCATATGATTAAAATCTGGAATTAGGTTTCCTAATGGACAACCACTATGGCAAAATGGGATTCCACAATCCATGCAACGCGACCCTTGCTCAGTCATGTCCTTTTCCTTTAAAGGCACCGTAAATTCATTATAATGCTTTACGCGATCCTTTACTGGCTTGTAGGATTCATCTTTTCTTTCGAATTCTTTAAAACCTGTTACTTTTCCCATTTTATTCCTGCGAAGGCAGGAATCTCATCCTGCTTTCTAAATTTAATTGTGTTATAACTTTTATCTTCTACCTTAGCTTACACCAATTCTTCAACCATTGGTTCTTCTGTCTCTAAACGTTTTAAAGCACGTTTATATTCCGTTGGCATTACCCGAACAAAATTCTTTAAGCTTGTTTCCCAATCACCCAATAATGATTTTCCTAATTCGCTATCTGTATATTCTACATGCTTTTCAATCAAAGCTTTTAAATCGTTAGCATCTTTCTTTAAAATTTTCTCAAATTCTATAGTTTCAATATTACATAACCCGTTTATAAATTTACATTCAGGATCATACACGTATGCAATTCCTCCACTCATACCTGCAGCAAAGTTTCGTCCTGTTTTACCAAGAACAACGACTTTTCCTCCTGTCATATATTCGCAACAATGATCTCCCACACCTTCTACAACTGCTGTTGCACCTGAGTTTCTAACTGCGAAACGTTCTCCTGCAATTCCATTAATATACGCCTGCCCTTCAACCGCTCCAAAGAGACAAACATTTCCAATGATAATATTATCTTCCGCTTTAAAATCTGCTCGAGTTGGTTTCTTAACAATAAGTTTTGCTCCAGACAATCCTTTTCCTAAATAATCATTTGTATTACCTTCTAGTTTAAACGTTAATCCGTGTGCTCCAAAAGCTCCGAAACTTTGTCCGGCCGAACCTTCAAAATTGATATTCAATGTATCTTCTGGCAAACCTAAATGACCATATATTTTTGAAATTTCATTACTCACGATGGCTCCAACCGTACGATTTGTATTTTTGATAGGATATGCCAAAGTCATTTGCTCTTTTCTATATAAAGCGCGATGCGAATCTTTTAAGATTTTAAAATCTAAAACATTATCTAAATTATGCTCTTGTTTTTGTAAATTCTTAACTGGCATTTGACTGTATTCTGCTGGTCGATGTAATATTGAAGATAAGTCTAAACCTTTAGCTTTGTAATGTTTGATTGCTTTATTGGCGTTAATTTTATGTGTTTGCCCAACCATTTCTGCCATTGACCTAAACCCTAATTCAGCCATAATACCTCGTAGTTCTTCCGCTATATAATAGAAGAAATTAATAACATGCTCTGGTGTGCCTTTAAAGTTTTTACGCAATTTTTTGTCTTGCGTAGCAATACCAACTGGACACGTATTTAAATGACATTTACGCATCATAATACAACCTGAAGCTACAAGAGGTGCTGTTGCAAAACCAAATTCTTCTGCGCCTAATAATGCTGCAATAGCTACATCTCTTCCTGTTTTTAATTGACCATCACATTCAACAACTATTCTACTTCTTAAGTTGTTTAGCACTAACGTTTGTTGCGCCTCAGCTAAACCAAGTTCCCAAGGTAAACCTGCATGTTTTAATGAGGTTAAAGGAGATGCTCCTGTTCCTCCATCATATCCTGCAATAAGAACAACATCGGCTTTTGCCTT encodes:
- a CDS encoding glutamate synthase subunit beta, which codes for MGKVTGFKEFERKDESYKPVKDRVKHYNEFTVPLKEKDMTEQGSRCMDCGIPFCHSGCPLGNLIPDFNHMVHQGEWQKASWILHSTNNFPEFTGRLCPAPCEQACVLGIIEDPVSIENIEKSIVERAFKEGWIKPQPPKTRTGKTIAVVGSGPAGLAAAQQLNRAGHTVTVFERDDAIGGLLRYGIPNFKMEKGIIDRRLAILEAEGIIFKTNVNVGVNYKIEDLRAFDAVVLCGGATERRSLPTPGIEADGVVQAMDFLTQQTKVVFGQKIKDQVLATKKNVIVIGGGDTGSDCVGTSNRQGAKSVVNFEIMPKPPGHRSPATPWPYWPLQLKTSSSHKEGVERNWLINTKEFVTNAKGKLTAIKTVNVEWEMVPGERPKLIEIAGTEKTWPCDLALLALGFTGPESTIADQLGLERDVRSNYKASYGKYQTNIPNIFTAGDMRRGQSLIVWAISEGREAARQVDIYLMGKSDLATKNADGDLVGV